In Rhodopirellula islandica, one DNA window encodes the following:
- the dusB gene encoding tRNA dihydrouridine synthase DusB — MIEKDATPVSAPTRTVPPLRIGDLVIDPPILQAPMAGFTNAAFRHIVRQFGGAGLLATEMVNARGFVWLDENEAEHPDRLWGVADEPRPLAVQIWDNDPETMAKVGRRLAEEYRVSVVDINFGCPVRQVTEKAHSGSYLLREPSRMHAIISRLVEVCAPTPVTAKIRLGCSRENINCNEIARVVEEAGAAALTVHGRTAADMFRGNADWERISEIKSHLRNIPLIGNGDLDSAEKVVAAFELYDVDAVMIARACLGRPWLFSQAAAALRGEPIPPEPTLPEQRDVMLKHYQLVVDRFGEEKGTVLMRKYACCYAQGKHGARYFRTHVAKVSSAEEFHSVVEEYFPLHDPKRESQDAESVSSDAC; from the coding sequence ATGATTGAAAAAGACGCCACGCCCGTTTCCGCCCCCACGCGAACCGTGCCGCCGCTTCGGATTGGTGACTTGGTCATCGACCCACCGATTCTGCAGGCGCCCATGGCTGGGTTCACCAACGCTGCGTTTCGCCACATTGTACGTCAATTCGGCGGTGCCGGGCTGTTGGCCACGGAAATGGTCAACGCTCGAGGGTTCGTCTGGCTGGATGAAAACGAAGCCGAACATCCGGATCGATTGTGGGGGGTGGCCGACGAACCCCGGCCGCTGGCAGTTCAGATTTGGGACAACGATCCCGAGACCATGGCCAAGGTCGGTCGCCGGTTGGCAGAGGAGTACCGCGTCAGCGTCGTCGACATCAACTTCGGTTGCCCGGTTCGGCAGGTGACTGAAAAAGCTCACAGCGGAAGCTACCTGCTGCGGGAACCGAGTCGGATGCATGCGATCATTTCGCGATTGGTGGAGGTGTGTGCGCCGACGCCCGTGACGGCGAAAATCCGTTTGGGGTGCAGTCGCGAAAATATCAACTGCAACGAGATCGCACGGGTGGTCGAAGAAGCGGGCGCGGCGGCGCTCACCGTTCATGGGCGGACGGCGGCGGACATGTTCCGTGGCAATGCGGACTGGGAACGGATCAGCGAAATTAAATCGCATCTCCGCAACATCCCGTTGATCGGGAACGGCGATTTGGACAGCGCTGAAAAGGTGGTGGCGGCGTTTGAGTTGTACGACGTCGATGCGGTCATGATCGCCCGCGCGTGCCTGGGCCGGCCGTGGTTGTTTTCGCAAGCGGCGGCGGCGCTGCGGGGCGAACCGATTCCGCCCGAACCGACTCTGCCGGAGCAGCGCGACGTGATGCTCAAGCACTACCAATTGGTGGTCGATCGCTTTGGCGAAGAGAAGGGAACCGTTCTGATGCGCAAATACGCGTGTTGTTATGCCCAAGGCAAGCACGGGGCCCGTTATTTCCGGACTCATGTCGCCAAGGTTTCTTCGGCCGAAGAATTTCATTCGGTGGTCGAGGAGTATTTCCCGCTGCACGACCCCAAGCGGGAGTCGCAGGACGCCGAGAGTGTTTCCAGCGACGCTTGCTAA
- a CDS encoding glycosyltransferase family 4 protein, protein MNPKPFRVGLVAWHALPAIVPPAAAHRNVAETSDGRIATQSAPTRFGETFGGLETAMWTLARHLAHQADIEPICFLETDRPRNDSIPWPSEVQGVKLDISVNRFRAIRHAVGDCIDTESKRIQRFSPHLLWQLPLLAVTRPFRSRDPIDSQPDPRLVGKSIDVWISFGVSSSSSRVVATATLEQTPSFVCVRSNAGLEDGLATDTEYRNECGESSSARRFALLQSDHVVCQSQWQVDRLKQLFDRDGLLSRNPIHREDWQPPFPMPAPEPFTQPFDVLWIGRYDDFHKRPLLMLEAAKKLPNLSFKMIANPFDPDIESRVRQEAPENVELIDRVPFAQMPAVFAAAKLFVSTGSREHEGFPNVLLQAAASHTPIVSLSDHDDFLVRSGAGVACDESMETFTQSIEEPFRRDATDWSRVDEYLDRFHDAGGRAAEFANWIRRSISSPTDCSH, encoded by the coding sequence ATGAATCCAAAGCCTTTTCGCGTCGGCCTGGTCGCTTGGCACGCCCTGCCAGCCATTGTCCCCCCCGCAGCGGCTCACCGAAACGTGGCGGAAACAAGCGATGGCCGGATCGCGACGCAATCCGCCCCCACACGCTTTGGTGAGACATTCGGCGGACTCGAAACCGCGATGTGGACACTGGCACGGCACCTCGCCCACCAAGCAGACATCGAGCCAATCTGCTTTCTAGAAACTGACCGCCCGAGAAATGATTCCATTCCTTGGCCCTCGGAAGTCCAAGGGGTCAAGCTCGACATCAGCGTCAATCGTTTTCGAGCGATTCGCCACGCGGTGGGAGATTGCATCGACACGGAATCCAAACGCATCCAGCGTTTCTCCCCTCACTTGCTCTGGCAATTGCCGCTTCTGGCCGTGACGCGTCCTTTTCGATCCCGCGATCCCATCGACAGCCAACCGGACCCCCGCTTGGTCGGCAAATCAATCGATGTCTGGATCTCATTTGGAGTCAGCTCTTCCAGTTCGCGAGTGGTGGCAACCGCAACCCTGGAACAAACGCCGAGCTTCGTTTGCGTCCGCTCCAACGCAGGCTTGGAAGACGGGCTGGCAACTGACACGGAATACCGCAATGAATGCGGCGAATCCTCTTCCGCACGTCGATTTGCCTTGCTGCAATCAGACCATGTGGTCTGCCAAAGCCAATGGCAAGTGGATCGGTTGAAGCAACTGTTCGATCGAGACGGGTTGCTCTCTCGCAATCCAATCCATCGCGAAGATTGGCAACCCCCGTTCCCGATGCCGGCGCCGGAACCGTTCACCCAACCGTTCGACGTTCTTTGGATCGGCCGCTACGACGACTTCCACAAACGCCCCTTGCTGATGCTAGAAGCTGCCAAAAAGCTTCCAAATCTGTCGTTCAAGATGATCGCCAATCCGTTCGACCCCGACATCGAATCTCGCGTTCGTCAAGAAGCTCCCGAGAACGTCGAGCTGATTGACCGGGTTCCGTTTGCCCAGATGCCGGCCGTGTTCGCGGCGGCCAAGTTGTTCGTGTCGACCGGAAGTCGAGAACATGAGGGATTCCCAAACGTCCTGCTGCAAGCGGCCGCCTCCCACACTCCCATCGTGTCGCTTTCCGACCACGACGATTTCCTCGTTCGATCAGGCGCTGGAGTGGCCTGCGACGAGTCCATGGAAACGTTCACGCAAAGCATCGAAGAGCCATTTCGACGCGACGCGACTGACTGGTCACGCGTGGATGAATACCTGGATCGTTTCCACGACGCTGGCGGTCGAGCCGCCGAATTCGCGAATTGGATCCGTCGTTCGATTTCCTCCCCGACGGATTGCTCTCACTGA
- a CDS encoding alanine/glycine:cation symporter family protein yields MLLSKLARFSLLRIATLIVALFGVGGAAAFAQEEVTSEEVVEESVAEPALGLDQQVDEWFKPIADTWGDIVFYSVELPGVGPLPWVLILLVGGALFFTIVFGFINLRLFPLAIEVVSGKFDEIEKQGQTIPTGVEVMEVDGDLVDTIRDEGEGEVSHFQALATAVSGTVGLGNIAGVAVAVATGGPGATFWMVVCGLLGMSTKFVECTLGVKYRDVDANGVVHGGPMYYLKKGLAELGLAPLGKVMGVLFAIFCVGGSFGGGNAFQSNQAAQQIKSLLNLPDTGSSGTIIGLVMAVLVAIVIIGGIKRIAKVTEKVVPLMALMYVIAALGIILMHIQDVPWAIGQVISGAFSLEAGFGGLLGVMVQGFRRAAFSNEAGAGSAAIAHSAVKTRFPASEGIVALLEPFIDTVVICTMTAIVIVLFNADNSFEWGQVESSMVLIDGARLGGVDLTSAAFDSVLPGFRYLLTIAIILFAFSTMISWSYYGLQSWKYLFGRSLAADLSYKLLFCVVVVIGAAVSLGSVIDFSDAMIFAMVFPNMIGLFLLFPKVRDELSKYLEAIGRK; encoded by the coding sequence ATGTTGTTGTCAAAGCTCGCTCGTTTCAGCTTGCTAAGAATCGCCACTTTAATTGTTGCCCTGTTCGGGGTGGGGGGAGCGGCTGCATTCGCGCAAGAAGAAGTGACCTCGGAGGAGGTGGTGGAGGAGTCGGTCGCTGAACCGGCGTTGGGGCTGGACCAGCAGGTCGATGAATGGTTCAAGCCGATCGCCGACACCTGGGGCGACATTGTTTTTTACAGTGTGGAATTGCCGGGCGTGGGTCCCCTGCCATGGGTTTTGATCTTGCTGGTCGGCGGAGCGTTGTTCTTCACGATCGTGTTTGGGTTCATCAACCTGCGGTTGTTTCCGTTGGCGATCGAGGTGGTCAGCGGGAAGTTTGACGAGATTGAAAAACAAGGCCAGACGATCCCCACGGGGGTTGAGGTCATGGAGGTGGATGGTGACTTGGTCGACACCATCCGTGACGAGGGTGAAGGCGAGGTTTCGCACTTCCAGGCTCTGGCGACCGCGGTTTCGGGAACGGTTGGCCTGGGGAACATCGCGGGTGTGGCCGTCGCGGTTGCCACCGGAGGTCCCGGGGCGACTTTCTGGATGGTCGTCTGCGGTTTGCTGGGCATGTCGACCAAGTTTGTTGAATGCACCTTGGGTGTGAAATACCGCGACGTGGATGCCAATGGTGTGGTCCATGGCGGACCCATGTATTACCTGAAAAAGGGGCTCGCTGAACTCGGGCTGGCACCACTCGGAAAAGTGATGGGCGTGTTGTTCGCCATTTTCTGTGTGGGTGGATCGTTTGGCGGAGGCAACGCGTTTCAGTCCAACCAAGCGGCTCAGCAGATCAAATCCTTGCTGAATTTGCCCGACACTGGGTCCTCCGGAACGATCATCGGTTTGGTGATGGCAGTCTTGGTCGCGATTGTGATCATCGGCGGCATCAAGCGAATCGCGAAGGTCACCGAGAAGGTCGTGCCATTGATGGCGTTGATGTACGTGATCGCGGCACTCGGGATCATCTTGATGCACATTCAGGACGTGCCCTGGGCGATCGGGCAAGTCATTTCCGGTGCGTTTTCGCTGGAGGCTGGCTTTGGCGGATTGCTGGGCGTGATGGTCCAAGGGTTCCGTCGGGCGGCATTTTCGAACGAAGCCGGGGCCGGTTCGGCTGCCATCGCTCACTCCGCCGTGAAGACGCGTTTTCCCGCCTCCGAGGGCATTGTGGCGTTGCTGGAGCCGTTCATTGACACGGTCGTGATTTGCACGATGACCGCGATCGTGATCGTTTTGTTCAACGCAGACAATTCGTTCGAGTGGGGGCAGGTCGAGTCCAGCATGGTGCTGATCGACGGTGCTCGTTTGGGTGGGGTGGATTTGACCTCGGCCGCGTTTGACAGCGTGTTGCCCGGTTTTCGCTACTTGCTGACGATCGCGATCATTCTGTTCGCGTTTTCGACCATGATTTCCTGGTCTTACTACGGTCTGCAGTCGTGGAAGTATCTGTTTGGACGCAGCTTGGCAGCGGACTTGTCCTACAAATTGCTGTTCTGCGTGGTGGTGGTGATCGGAGCGGCGGTTTCGCTAGGGTCTGTCATCGATTTCTCGGACGCGATGATCTTTGCGATGGTCTTTCCCAACATGATTGGGCTGTTCCTGCTGTTCCCGAAGGTTCGCGACGAACTGAGCAAGTACCTGGAAGCCATCGGCAGAAAGTAG
- a CDS encoding nucleotide pyrophosphatase/phosphodiesterase family protein gives MTKLCILNVVGLTPKLLRHAPNLAAMGNHRPWTSPVPAVTCTSQATMLTGLAPRDHGVVGNGWLYRDTQEIRFWQQARTLIEGDVFYDRYETAKMFWWFNQSTTAQYGATPKPHYGCDGSKVFDILDWSGCNLTEKLGPFPFFGFWGPAAGIASSEWIAQATALVMREKQPQLTLCYLPHLDYDFQRLPHHDPARVAEVDAAAAKVIEAAGEIGAQVVVVSEYGLVPVDTPVGINQILRRNDWLKVRRGPFGEIMLPGESDAFAVADHQLAHVYVRRPELIPTVRSTLEQTPGIAAVVSPGDLQLDHPRSGELIALAEPNAWFTYYYWLDNANAPDFARTVDIHRKPGYDPCELFLTSKLRAAARLAQKKAGLRYKMDVIPLDPTLVRGSHGVLPADHNDGPLIIGPSELPETMQGFPRYVEQLLAPRSGSRQDFRLSRNERNS, from the coding sequence GTGACAAAACTCTGCATTCTGAACGTCGTTGGATTGACCCCCAAACTGCTTCGCCACGCGCCCAACCTGGCCGCGATGGGAAATCACCGGCCCTGGACCAGCCCGGTTCCGGCCGTGACCTGCACCAGCCAAGCCACCATGCTGACCGGGCTCGCCCCGCGAGATCACGGAGTCGTTGGCAACGGCTGGCTGTACCGCGACACCCAAGAAATCCGCTTCTGGCAGCAAGCCCGGACGTTGATTGAAGGCGACGTTTTTTATGATCGCTACGAAACGGCCAAGATGTTTTGGTGGTTCAACCAATCCACCACCGCCCAGTACGGGGCCACGCCCAAACCTCACTATGGATGCGACGGCAGCAAGGTCTTTGACATCCTGGATTGGTCTGGCTGCAATCTCACGGAGAAACTTGGCCCCTTCCCGTTCTTCGGTTTCTGGGGCCCCGCCGCCGGCATCGCCTCAAGCGAATGGATTGCCCAAGCCACCGCACTTGTGATGCGAGAGAAGCAACCGCAACTGACGCTGTGCTACCTGCCTCACCTGGATTACGACTTCCAGCGGTTGCCCCACCATGATCCAGCCCGAGTTGCCGAGGTCGATGCGGCCGCGGCAAAGGTCATCGAGGCCGCCGGCGAAATCGGCGCCCAAGTGGTTGTCGTCAGTGAATACGGACTCGTTCCCGTCGACACCCCCGTCGGCATCAACCAAATCCTGCGTCGCAACGATTGGCTGAAAGTCCGCCGCGGCCCCTTCGGCGAAATCATGTTGCCTGGCGAAAGCGATGCCTTCGCCGTCGCTGATCACCAGTTGGCCCACGTCTACGTCCGCCGCCCCGAACTCATCCCCACCGTTCGCAGCACCCTGGAACAAACCCCCGGCATCGCCGCGGTCGTCTCCCCCGGCGACCTGCAACTGGATCATCCACGAAGCGGTGAACTGATCGCGTTGGCCGAACCGAACGCTTGGTTCACCTACTACTACTGGCTCGACAACGCGAACGCACCGGACTTTGCCAGAACCGTCGACATTCATCGCAAACCGGGCTACGACCCGTGCGAACTGTTCCTGACCAGCAAACTTCGCGCGGCAGCACGGTTGGCTCAAAAGAAAGCAGGGCTCCGCTACAAAATGGATGTGATCCCGCTCGATCCAACGCTGGTGCGTGGCAGCCACGGCGTCCTCCCCGCCGACCACAACGATGGCCCCCTGATCATCGGCCCCAGCGAGCTGCCGGAAACCATGCAGGGCTTTCCTCGCTACGTTGAGCAGCTCCTAGCTCCTCGTAGCGGAAGTCGTCAAGACTTTCGGCTTTCCCGCAACGAACGAAACTCTTGA